In Cyanobacterium stanieri LEGE 03274, a single window of DNA contains:
- a CDS encoding 16S rRNA (uracil(1498)-N(3))-methyltransferase, whose protein sequence is MLYRLVITESQRQDNKIILHPDQEHYLRRVVRLNDGQFFIAINGRGNGWQVKLTPIGGEITNDIVENKELPMEVSLMVSLPKGSGFDDIVRCTTELGVSRLYPIMADRTLLKPKENKLVRWRKIAQEASEQCERLIVPYIAPPLPFLEAIQQMEDDSSRFIAVARNTDKHLFNCLNPLDLPSQITIATGCEGGWTTNEIQSAIAHNFQPITLGKRILRAVTAPIAIMALIASLAEK, encoded by the coding sequence ATGTTATATCGGCTAGTGATTACGGAGAGTCAACGACAGGATAACAAAATTATATTACATCCTGACCAAGAACATTATTTACGTCGTGTCGTTAGATTAAATGATGGACAATTTTTTATTGCTATCAATGGGCGGGGGAATGGTTGGCAAGTAAAATTAACTCCTATAGGGGGAGAGATTACCAACGATATTGTCGAAAATAAAGAGTTACCCATGGAGGTTTCTTTGATGGTTTCTTTACCCAAGGGAAGTGGTTTTGATGATATTGTCCGTTGTACCACAGAATTGGGAGTAAGTCGATTATATCCGATTATGGCCGATCGCACTTTACTAAAACCCAAGGAAAATAAATTAGTCAGATGGCGTAAAATAGCCCAAGAAGCATCGGAACAATGTGAAAGATTAATCGTACCTTATATTGCCCCTCCCTTACCTTTTTTAGAAGCTATTCAACAAATGGAGGATGATTCTTCCCGTTTTATTGCCGTTGCCCGTAATACTGATAAACATTTATTTAACTGTCTTAATCCTCTCGATTTACCTTCTCAAATTACCATTGCCACCGGTTGTGAAGGAGGATGGACTACAAATGAAATACAAAGTGCGATCGCCCATAATTTCCAACCCATTACCCTAGGGAAAAGAATATTAAGGGCAGTTACTGCCCCCATTGCTATCATGGCATTAATTGCCTCCCTTGCTGAAAAATAA
- a CDS encoding NAD(P)H-hydrate dehydratase, whose translation MYSNKTTTLVTAEEMKLIEEEIFSAGMPVASLMEKVALKTAQKIKELYPIKEKKISLGFMVGCGHNGGDALVIARELYYQGYDIVIYPPLIEKFKELTAHHFKYASSLGIKIVSNIKALSICHIIVDGLFGFGLTRKITDNLAEDIAIVNQWNKPIISIDIPSGINSDTGAVLGIAIKATHTLCLGLYKKGIWQDRALEYLGQVERIDFNIPPAFIDKITAEFPTTELLTQEKVQEILPLPRHVTTYKYKQGHLLLICGSKEYAGAALLSAYGARSSGVGMVTMVVPDSLKPLINSQLPEMLVIGCRETSLGSIETLPLLDWQKYQWVCCGMGLTKEAVSVVKKVIASGCDILLDADALNIVANYYLLDELKNRHGKTVLTPHDGEFERLFPDLPFVGMADRIEETRQGAIALNATILRKGAKTIISDNINTWIIPHGTTALARGGSGDVLSGFIGGLLAQNNFTDTISVDTVGAAAWLHQRGGILASEDLSTLGVDGVTLSQYILKAVNELKRNGQWFFNETC comes from the coding sequence ATGTATTCAAACAAAACCACAACTTTAGTCACAGCCGAAGAAATGAAGCTAATTGAGGAGGAAATCTTCTCCGCAGGAATGCCCGTAGCTAGTTTAATGGAAAAAGTAGCCCTAAAAACAGCCCAAAAAATTAAAGAATTATACCCTATAAAAGAAAAAAAAATTTCCCTCGGATTTATGGTTGGTTGTGGGCATAACGGAGGTGATGCTTTAGTAATTGCAAGGGAATTATATTATCAAGGCTATGATATAGTTATTTACCCTCCCTTAATAGAAAAATTTAAAGAATTAACCGCCCATCACTTTAAATATGCTTCAAGTTTAGGAATAAAAATTGTTAGTAACATTAAAGCCTTAAGTATATGTCATATAATTGTTGACGGTTTATTTGGTTTTGGTTTAACTCGTAAAATTACAGATAATTTAGCAGAAGACATAGCCATTGTTAATCAGTGGAATAAACCCATTATTAGTATTGATATTCCTTCAGGAATTAACAGCGATACAGGGGCAGTTTTAGGTATAGCTATTAAGGCAACCCATACCCTTTGTTTAGGTTTATATAAAAAAGGTATTTGGCAAGATAGGGCATTAGAATATTTAGGGCAAGTAGAAAGAATAGATTTTAATATTCCCCCCGCTTTTATTGATAAAATTACCGCCGAATTTCCGACAACGGAATTATTAACACAAGAAAAAGTCCAAGAAATTTTACCCCTCCCCCGCCATGTTACTACTTACAAGTATAAACAAGGACATTTATTGTTAATTTGTGGCTCAAAAGAATATGCGGGGGCGGCTTTGTTATCTGCCTATGGGGCGAGAAGTAGTGGAGTGGGGATGGTGACAATGGTAGTGCCTGATAGCCTTAAACCTTTGATTAATAGTCAATTGCCAGAAATGTTGGTGATTGGTTGTCGAGAAACTTCCCTGGGTAGTATTGAAACTTTACCTTTATTAGATTGGCAAAAATATCAGTGGGTATGTTGTGGTATGGGGTTAACTAAGGAAGCGGTATCGGTGGTAAAAAAGGTAATTGCTAGTGGTTGTGATATTCTTTTGGATGCTGATGCTTTAAATATCGTGGCTAATTATTATCTTTTAGATGAATTGAAAAATCGCCATGGTAAAACGGTTTTGACTCCCCATGATGGAGAATTTGAGCGTTTATTTCCTGATTTACCTTTTGTGGGCATGGCTGATAGAATCGAAGAAACAAGGCAAGGGGCGATCGCCCTTAATGCTACAATCTTAAGGAAAGGTGCAAAAACCATTATTAGCGATAATATTAATACTTGGATTATACCCCATGGCACAACGGCCCTAGCCAGGGGAGGAAGCGGAGATGTATTAAGCGGTTTTATTGGTGGTTTACTCGCTCAAAATAATTTTACTGATACCATTAGTGTTGATACGGTGGGGGCGGCGGCTTGGTTACATCAACGGGGTGGAATTTTAGCCAGTGAGGATTTATCTACTTTAGGGGTAGATGGGGTTACTTTGTCTCAATATATTCTTAAGGCGGTTAATGAATTAAAAAGGAATGGGCAATGGTTTTTTAATGAGACTTGTTGA
- the menC gene encoding o-succinylbenzoate synthase: protein MKIERIDLYYVEIPFIYPFKTNGINVDSHSCLIVKIYSDGLIGYGECPTFNQPFYNYETITTAHHILKDFLIPLLLHKNINSPQEINQILSPVRGHQMAKSALDCALWDLFAKEKNLPLSRYINGVREKVTVGVSVSLQSNMEALINRVNAYVEEGYQRIKLKISPDNAFSCLSAIRESYPDLMLMGDANSVFTLDDIELFKQLDNLNLLMIEQPLAYDDLLEHSQLQSQIKTPLCLDESINSINDTLNAIALKSCQIINLKQSRVGGITNTINIHNICKKAGIKLWCGGMLESGIGRATNLHIASLAQFQFPADISATNRYFKEDIIAQNITLNPQDSTINVPQKLGIGVDIDQHNLDFFTIFKESY, encoded by the coding sequence ATGAAAATTGAAAGAATTGACTTATACTACGTTGAAATACCGTTTATTTATCCTTTCAAAACCAATGGGATTAATGTAGATAGTCATAGTTGTTTGATTGTCAAAATATATAGTGATGGTTTAATCGGTTATGGGGAATGCCCGACTTTTAATCAACCTTTTTATAATTATGAAACCATTACCACTGCCCATCATATTTTAAAAGATTTTTTAATTCCTTTATTACTGCATAAAAATATTAATTCTCCCCAAGAAATTAATCAAATACTATCCCCTGTGAGGGGGCATCAAATGGCAAAATCTGCTTTAGACTGCGCACTATGGGATTTATTTGCTAAGGAAAAAAATCTACCTTTATCGAGGTATATCAATGGAGTGAGGGAAAAAGTAACAGTAGGGGTGAGCGTTTCTTTGCAATCTAATATGGAGGCTTTAATAAATAGAGTAAATGCTTATGTAGAGGAAGGTTATCAAAGAATTAAACTCAAAATTTCCCCTGATAATGCTTTTTCTTGTTTAAGCGCTATTCGTGAAAGTTACCCCGATTTAATGTTAATGGGAGATGCTAATTCGGTTTTTACTTTAGATGATATAGAGTTATTCAAACAGCTAGATAATTTAAATTTATTGATGATTGAACAACCTTTGGCCTATGATGATTTATTAGAACATAGTCAGTTACAGTCTCAGATAAAAACGCCCCTATGTCTCGATGAAAGCATCAATTCTATTAATGATACCCTAAATGCGATCGCCCTTAAATCTTGTCAAATAATCAACTTAAAACAATCCCGTGTCGGCGGTATTACTAACACCATTAATATTCATAATATATGTAAAAAAGCAGGAATAAAACTATGGTGCGGAGGAATGTTAGAATCAGGCATCGGTAGGGCAACTAATCTTCATATCGCCAGTCTTGCCCAATTTCAATTCCCCGCAGATATTTCCGCTACCAATCGTTATTTTAAAGAAGATATTATCGCCCAAAATATTACACTAAATCCCCAAGATTCTACCATTAATGTTCCTCAAAAACTAGGAATAGGAGTTGATATTGATCAACATAATTTAGATTTTTTTACTATCTTTAAAGAGTCTTATTAA
- a CDS encoding inositol monophosphatase family protein encodes MIYFWQQVYNFCQHITSRIGDKLLEDFAKLEPTRKADGSLVTAADKWADQEIRTGIKQCFPTHGILTEETEHLLPINDWCWVVDPIDGTTNFTRGLPIWGISIGLLFKGTPVFGFVHFPQIQQTYHGYFYGDTGLTGPKGAYLNGDRIYTSNADASMNHIFTLCARSTEVLKNYFPCKIRLTGVASYNMLLVACGAALGSLEATPKIWDIAGAYPILRAAGGQLIHLEPQPVFPLPQGTDYSHRGFPSLCVAHPKLINEFKPLVEFIGEKALQHSS; translated from the coding sequence ATGATTTACTTTTGGCAACAAGTATATAATTTTTGTCAACACATCACCAGCCGTATAGGAGACAAGTTATTAGAAGACTTTGCCAAATTAGAACCCACCCGCAAAGCCGATGGTAGCCTCGTTACCGCCGCTGATAAGTGGGCTGATCAAGAAATTAGAACAGGAATTAAACAATGTTTCCCCACCCATGGTATTCTCACCGAAGAAACCGAACATCTTTTACCTATTAACGATTGGTGTTGGGTAGTTGATCCCATTGATGGTACAACCAATTTTACCAGAGGACTACCCATTTGGGGTATTTCCATCGGTTTACTATTCAAAGGTACTCCCGTATTTGGTTTTGTACATTTTCCCCAAATCCAACAAACCTATCATGGTTATTTTTATGGCGATACAGGATTAACCGGGCCAAAAGGTGCTTATCTTAATGGCGATCGCATTTATACCAGCAACGCCGATGCCAGTATGAATCATATCTTTACCCTTTGTGCCAGAAGCACAGAAGTGCTTAAAAACTACTTTCCCTGCAAAATCAGACTCACGGGAGTCGCCAGTTATAATATGCTTTTAGTGGCCTGTGGTGCGGCCTTAGGCTCTCTCGAAGCCACCCCCAAAATTTGGGACATCGCAGGGGCATATCCTATCCTCAGAGCCGCAGGAGGACAATTAATTCACCTCGAACCTCAACCGGTTTTCCCCCTTCCCCAAGGCACCGACTACAGCCATAGGGGATTTCCTTCCCTCTGTGTCGCCCATCCTAAACTCATCAACGAATTTAAACCCCTTGTAGAATTTATCGGCGAAAAAGCCCTTCAACACTCATCATAA
- the murG gene encoding undecaprenyldiphospho-muramoylpentapeptide beta-N-acetylglucosaminyltransferase: MSDHKSRLLIAASGTGGHLFPALAVAQKLSDYEIQWLGVPNRLETSLVPDFYPLHTVNIDGFQTRLGVKTIFLFAKMLGAIAFTYKLIKREKIDLVFTTGGYISAPAILGAKLAKVPVILHESNYIPGKVTKLLGKQCNLVALGFEGTKKYLPKTKTQWVSTPVRQEFLSPNPLDFKIPPNVPVIVAMGGSQGAVALNRLVRQCAPRWLKNGWYIVHLTGNRDDDFGTFEHPNYIEMTFYDNMAGLLNRADFAISRSGASALTELAITKTPSVLIPFPFAAEDHQFFNAQVFTEANAGIVFRQDDLTPEILDKTVTNLIKDKIKLREMAGNCQKLALFDSADILARIIRSLG, translated from the coding sequence GTGTCTGATCATAAATCGAGGTTGTTAATCGCTGCTAGTGGTACGGGGGGACATTTATTTCCTGCCCTTGCGGTGGCTCAGAAATTGTCTGATTATGAGATTCAGTGGTTAGGAGTGCCTAATCGCCTAGAAACTTCTTTAGTGCCTGATTTTTACCCTCTACATACCGTTAATATTGATGGTTTTCAAACGAGGTTGGGGGTGAAAACTATTTTTCTTTTTGCCAAAATGTTAGGGGCGATCGCCTTTACCTATAAACTAATTAAAAGGGAAAAAATAGACCTAGTATTCACCACGGGAGGTTACATCTCCGCCCCCGCTATCTTAGGGGCAAAACTCGCAAAAGTTCCTGTTATCTTACACGAATCCAACTATATTCCGGGGAAAGTTACTAAACTTCTCGGTAAACAATGTAATCTCGTTGCCTTAGGTTTTGAAGGCACAAAAAAATATTTACCTAAAACTAAAACTCAATGGGTAAGTACCCCCGTACGTCAAGAGTTTTTATCCCCTAACCCCCTAGATTTCAAAATTCCCCCCAATGTTCCTGTTATCGTTGCCATGGGCGGTTCTCAGGGGGCTGTAGCCCTAAATAGATTAGTCAGACAGTGCGCCCCACGATGGCTGAAAAATGGTTGGTATATTGTCCATTTAACGGGTAATAGGGACGATGATTTTGGCACTTTTGAACACCCCAATTACATTGAAATGACTTTTTATGATAACATGGCAGGATTGTTAAATAGAGCTGATTTTGCCATTAGTCGTTCGGGGGCTAGTGCTTTGACGGAGTTAGCCATCACCAAAACTCCTTCTGTATTGATTCCTTTTCCTTTTGCTGCAGAAGATCATCAATTTTTTAATGCCCAAGTTTTTACCGAAGCAAATGCAGGGATTGTCTTTCGTCAGGATGATTTAACCCCCGAAATTTTAGATAAGACTGTTACTAATTTAATTAAGGATAAAATAAAGTTAAGGGAAATGGCTGGTAATTGTCAAAAGTTAGCTTTGTTTGACAGTGCAGATATTCTTGCTAGAATTATTCGTTCTTTAGGTTAA